AAATCCGCCGGACAACCCGGCAACCCTGGGGGCATGGCTACACCGGGTACTGACAAGAATCGGATACGATTATTTAGAGAAGAGAGCAAGAGAGAGAAAGCTGCAGAATAAGCAGGAGATAATGTATGAAGGGGAAGTCGCTTCTGAATCCGGCGAAGAGGCGCTGATGCGTCGATTGGATCAGGAAGAGGTTCAGGCTTGGCTGGACAGACTGCCCGAACGAGACCGCCAAGCGCTGCTTCTGCGCTACTCCGGCTACAGCTATGCGGAGATCGCGGAAGAGCTTAATGTCAGGTCGCCGCTAATAGGCAGTCTGCTCCAAAGAGCGACACGCAAGCTGCAGGCCACATCCAGCAAGGCTATAGCAAGGCAGGACTAATCAAATATTCGGAAAGGATTGAAATGATATGACAACTAAATTGCAGCATTCAGAAGCTGACAAAAGTACACATGAAGCCTGGGAGAGGTTGCTACAGAAGCTGGCCATGGAGCCGGTAAACGCCAAGTGGGAGACCGGGGACGCAAATAACAAAGAGGACGTTCTGAGGCTTGCCGATACCCTTAGGCCGCCAGCGGACTCAGCTGCAATTCAGGATTCGGAATCCAGTTTGAAAGTTGATGCTCCGGCTCCGGTTGCTTCTTTCCGCCGGCGGGCAGGCAAGGGCCGAAAGTGGGCCGCAGCGGTGGCGGCAGCCGTTATCTTTGGCGTCGTACTTACAACCCCTGTGGGAAATAACGCGCTGGCGGCATTTTTAAATCAATTCCGGGTGCAGGATATCGCTACAGTTGACGAAAGCACGCTCGAAGGTATGTTTAATCAACTGGTTCCGGGAAAATCGGCCGACATAGAAAACACCTTTGGCCAGTTTACATCGGAAAGCGGAAACGTACAGGGTGATTTTACGCGTGAACAAGCCGTCTCTAAGCTCGGATATCAGCTTCTTCCAGTAAATGTGGCCGGAACGAAGGAAAGTGTGTACGTTACTCCTTCACAAAAAATTACAATGATGCTGAATGTGGATGAGCTCAATAAAGCTATGCAGCGTGTAGGGGCAACGAAGCTGCTGCCGGAGTCGATGGACAATAAAGAAATAGCGTTTAGTACACATGAAAGCGTAAATTACGATTTGGGTACCGATCAGGACCACTGGGCAACTCTGACACAGATGCAGGCTCCAGAAATTACGGTAGATCCGTCCGTTGATACAGAAAAAGCGGTGGATGCCGTTCTTCAGCTTCCGATTCTGCCTTCCGATCTGAAAGAGAAGGTAAAGCGCAGCCGCATTCTGGCAGGTTCCATTCCTATGCCATATGTGGTTAATAAAAGTGCTGAAACTTCTGAGATTACCATTGGAGGAACCAAGGTTCTGGTTACAAACATGAAGTACAGATCAATGACGAATCGTACCGCTATCTGGATCAAAGACGGACAGGTCTTTTCCTTTGAAGGTGGGAGCGCCTATGAGTCAGAGTTTGATTTCATGAACAAGCTTAAGGAGCTGGTTGAGGCATGAGTAAGCCGACAATCGACGCTAAAGGATTAACCAAGGAATACAGCAACGGGCGCGGCTGCCGCAACGTGACCATCACCGTAGGGAAAGGGGAAGCCTTTGGCTTCCTCGGCCCCAATGGAGCCGGGAAAAGCACATTTGTGAAAATGCTGGTCGGGCTCATCCATCCGACGGCCGGAGGAGCAACCCTGATGGGTGCACCCATCGGAACGCTCGAAGCGAAACGGCAAATCGGGTATCTCCCCGAGCTGTACCGGTATCAGGAATGGCTTACCGGTGATGAGGTCGTCCGGTTGCATGGGCGATTATGCGGTTTGGACAAGCAGGTGATCGACAAGAGAGTTCCTGAGCTATTGCACATGGTAGGTGTGGGTCAACGGGGGAAGGACCGTGTTAAGCATTATTCCAAAGGCATGCAGCAGCGGCTTGGACTGGCTTGCGCGCTGGTGAATGATCCGGCCGTGATTTTTCTTGACGAGCCTTCTTCCGCCATGGATCCGGTTGGACGAATGCATGTACGTAATATACTTGAGGAACTGAAGCAGCAGGGGAAAACGATTTTCTTAAACTCCCATCTGCTTGAGGATGTGGAAGTATTATGCGACAGAATGGCACTCTTGAATAACGGACAGGTTCTCCGCCATGGGCGGGTAGCCGAAATGCTCCAGAAGCGAGTCTGCTGGCGTTTTAAAGTCGGCGGATTTTCGCCTTTTTTGCTGTCCTGGCTTATGGATACGACAGAGCTCAGCTTTCGAGTAATAACAGATGGAAAAGCCGAAGGCGGATTTACAGGAGAGAGGGGCATAGATGATACCGTCTGGCTTGAAGCGGAACTGGAGAGCGAAGAACAGGCAGGCTGGATCAATACGTTGCTGATCGGACAGGGGATGACGTTATATGAAGTCACCAAAGTTCGAGAACGGCTTGAAGAGTGGTTCATGAAGGCTGTTGCAGGGCTGAATCATAGGGGGGAACAGGAATGAGGATTATTTGGACCATGACCTGGAAGGAGCTACTGCGCAAACGGGTCCTCCTGCTGACACTTTTATTAACTGTTGTATTCCTGCTGGGATTTTGGTTTATTGCCGGCGCCATCGCAGGAGATTCTACCTCTAGGGTGATCACAGGCGGTACGAATAATGAAACTATGATCCAGGAATTTACGCTCGGGATGTTCATTTTGATGCTCGGTTTTTTCTTCGCAAGTTTTGTACTCGCCTTTTTAGCGATTTTTAGCTCATTTTCCACGATTGCGGGTGAGGCGGAGCAGGGGGTCATGCAGGCGATGCTGCCACGGCCGATTCCGAGGTGGAAATGGTATACGGGCCGCTGGCTCGGCTATGTTTCGCTTGGTGTAATCTATGCCTTGGTATTGTACAGCCTGATTTTGTGGATCACCGATGTGCATGCTTCGATCCCGCGTGATCCGGTAGTGCTGGTGCAGTCTTTTTTGCTATTTGCTTCAGTCGTTCCCTTGCTTGTAACCGTGTCCATGTTCGGATCCGGCTATTTGTCATCGGTTGCGAATGGTGTCGTCATGACGATGCTTTATGGGGCTGGTTGGCTCGGTGGCATGGTTGGAAAAATCATCGGCTCTGTGGGTCTGGAGCCAGGTCCCATGCAGACCCTGAACAATATAACGGGTGTCCTGTCCCTGATCATGCCTGCCGATGGACTGCAGCGTAAAATGCAGGCAGTGTTGTTCAGCTTCGAGAATATTAATGGACTCATCCCGGTAAGCACAAGTGGACCGTTTGGTATCGGCGAGATTCCTTCAACAGCCTTTTTGATATACGCGGCATTTTACACGGCTGTGCTCTTTGGACTCGGGCTGCGCCGCTTTGTCCGCAAGGATTTATAGGTTCTACTTTGAAGTTTCAGACTTCAGCAGCCATTCAAAAAAATTGTTTTAAAAGACCTTCTGAGAATAAAAAAGGTGGTCTAAAAAGACCGCCAAATTGCTTGCTTTATTCCAATAAATGAATCAATGAGTCTGTTTATCTATTTCGATCGTTCATTAGTTTCAGCCTCGTCTTTACGCCATAATCACGCTTAAAGCGATCAAAAAGGGCCTAAGGTCTCCAAGTCTATAGAAGGTGATAGACATTATTGCAACCATATTTACACAGCGATAATAATATTTTAATTGGGGCAGAACAAGATGGACTGCTGCTAGTTACTATTCTGACAATATGCATCTTAATTTCAGTTTGATGTTACCCGTTAGAGAGCATCGGGTACAAGCTCAAACTTTAATCATTTGATGTTGACCTCTATGGCTAATATTTCTATTTTCAAAAGACGTTTTAGGATAACCTAGAGCGTTTTTTTATTTTGAAAATCACCTGGGTATATGCCCATTTCTGCAAACGATGCTTATCTTTCCAGCGTAACAATCAATAGAAACCTACTAATTTGATTAACCATGTCAAGTTGGAGTTTTTCATCCTATACAATAGAAAAAGACAGTGGTTTAGAATTTCTATGTGGCCAAAAGTATTCAAATATGACAGGCGAAGAACTGCTCATGGACGTGGAAAAACTATTAATCGCTTGAGCTTCATAAAATACAAATGCAATTGCTCTACATAAAAAGTTGACCTGATTTTTGCCCGCCAGCTAGAGCATCTTCCGAAAATATTTTTCCACATCGTAGCCGATCATGGCAAGCATCCTTCCATCACAGGTTGCAAGTGAGTCGTCATTTGTTACCTCCCCAAATCAAATGTTTGAAAGGTCAGAAGTTTGTCAAAAATGGATATTATATCCTATATTTGCAATTCGAATAATCTTCAAAGGGGAGCTATACATGGTAAAAAAAATTCAGTTGCCATTGCAAACCTTAAGTCTGGTTGTCTCCTTTATGGTCTGGGTCTTGATCTCTTCCCTGATTTCTTACATAAGTCAGGATATTCCGCTGACGCTCGGACAAAGAGCGTGGTCCACCGCGATCCCGGTAATCTTGGGCTCTTTGCTGCGAATTCCGGCGGGGATTCTGACCAACCGCTTCGGGGCAAGGCTGATGAATACAGTCAGTTTCTTTATTCTGCTTGTTCCTGTCTACTATTTGAGCCAGGCCAATACTTTTCTGGATTTGGCGGTCGGGGGCTTCTTTCTTGGGATAGGTGGAGCCACGTTCTCGGTCGGTGTGACTTCACTGCCCAAATATTATCCCAAAGAAAAGCAGGGCACCATCAACGGGATATACGGGATCGGGAATCTGGGTACGGCCATCTCTACCTTTGGTGCACCGTGGGTGGCTGATGCGATCGGCTGGTCAAGAGCCCTTCAGTTTTTTTTGATTTTGCTCGCCCTTTTCGCTCTACTGAATCTGTTTTTAGGGGATAAGCACGAAGAGCGCGTACGAAGGTCCTGGAAGAATCAACTCAAGCAGGTTTATCGCAACGAAAAGTTGTGGTTTTTCAGCATATTTTACTTCATCACCTTCGGCTCCTTCGTAGCTTTTACAATCTATCTCCCCGGTTTTCTGGTCAGCTATTTTGAATTAAGCAAGGTGGATGCCGGACTCAGGACGGCGGGTTTTATCGCCTTGGCTACCTTTCTCCGTCCAGTAGGCGGGATACTGTCCGACAAGTTCAATCCTTTTGTAGTTCTTATGTTCGTGTTTGCCGGCCTAACCTTGTCAGGAGTTTTACTCTCTTTCGGATTGACCATGCCTCTTTTTACGTTGGGTTGTTTGATGGTAGCCGTGTGCGCCGGTATCGGGAACGGCGCGGTGTTCAAGCTGGTCCCGCTATACTTTTCAAAGCAAGGGGGCATCGCCAGCGGGATCGTCTCTGCCGCGGGCGGTCTGGGCGGTTTTTTTCCTCCACTGCTGCTTACCCTGCTGTTTGGGTGGACAGGCCACTACGCAATCGGCTTTATGGCCTTGTCCGAGGCCTCGCTGGCCAGCCTGATACTTGTTCTGTGGGTATTTTTCAGCAACAAGCTGGAGTTTGCGTCGGATATTATCAAGTCCACAGCCGATGCCGTGATGGTCACTGATGCCAAGGGCGTGATCCATACCGTAAACGCCGCCTTCACCGAGGTCACCGGATATCCCAAAGAAGCGGTGATTGGAAAAACTCCCAATATACTCAACTCCGGCTTCCAAGATCGCTCTTTCTATAATGCCTTTTGGGTCACTTTGCTGACCACCGGAAAATGGCAGGGAAAGATCGTCAATCGCAAGGCAAGCGGGGAGGTTTTTCGAGAGTGGCTCTCGGTAACGGCAATTACGAACGAGCAGAATGTCACTCATTATGTGGCTATATTCAGCGACCTTTCGCAGGCTGACTCCGTAATCGAGGAAGGTGAAGGCGGCGGGCTAGCGCAAAATCATTTCTCAAAAAAAGCAACAGGAAAGGAGGCGGGGGATTCATGTCAGGACCCGCATTGAGACATGTGGACAGTCATTCGATGATTCATGAGGCGGCCTTAGGCGAAGCAAGAGAACTTACCGAGCTGTTGGACAGAAGTATAAAAAAAGGTGAATTGGACAAAGCGGAGGAAATTGCCTACATCACGGTGGAGCATTGGGAGGGACGTACGCTCCAGCACGCAGCCAGCGAAGAGGAAGGATTATATGTAGAAGCTGTGGGCATCAAGTCGGAGTTGAAGAACGTCATTATTTCCCTGACTCGCGATCATCAATTAATGCGAGAAATTGTCGCTGAGATTAAGGAACTGCTGGCGCAGAGCAAGGTGGGTGGCGAGCTTCTTGCTCGTTTTCAGGCTTTGATTATCGTTGATGAACTGCATAACCGGGATGAAATGAACATGCTGGAAAAAGAAGTGGAGGGACTGCTCCATGAAAAATGAGACCTATACACTGGCGGCGATGCTTCCCGACAAACCACTTCAATCTGTGGAGCCGAGACTGTATCGGCTACTGGTACAAGAGCTCGAGATGCTCCACCTTCATCCTTATGATGTGAAGGCGGGTGGCCGGACCGATGATCACGGCATCACCGTCTACCTCCGATTTGGCGAGGAATTGGGGCAGGTCACCAGCAGGAAATTTTCCTGGGCATTGGTGGAAGACGGCGATGAAGAGGTCTTGACCTTTTTTAAACAGTCGGCGGAAAAGATTAAGAAATCGATGATTGCCGATTATTTTAAAATGATGAAATTCTAACAAAGGTCGGCAGAATGAGTTGGAAAAATGGATACGAAAGAAGGCGAACCAGATGAATCAGGTGGAAACGGAACAATTTGTCCGGGATGATCGGAATGATTTGCTTGCCTTGCTTGAGATGAGATTCGGCGGAGTGCCGCAGCCTGTGCAAGAACAAATCTGCCGGCTGCAGGATCTGAACGAGCTTCAGCGCCTGATTATCGCGGCTTGCAACGCAGCGGATTGGGAAGTGTTTATGGAAGAGCTTCAGTTGGGACAAGACAGCTTCAAACTGACGGGGGAAAGGTTTAACCCGGTAAACCAGCAGGGAAAGGAGCATCTGTGTAATGGCTGAACATAAAAACAAGCTGCTTGATGCGTTGAAATATTTGCAACGCGGAGAGGCCATAAACGAGGGATGGACCGAGGAGAGCCCAAGATCCCGGGATTGGGAGAGCCTATACCGTGGCCGCTGGCAGCATGACAAGGTCGTTCGGTCGACACATGGCGTAAACTGTACCGGTTCCTGCAGTTGGAATGTTTTCGTCAAGGACGGCATTATCACCTGGGAAACACAAAAAACGGACTACCCGACCACAGGAGCCGACTTCCCCGAGTATGAACCCCGGGGCTGCCCGCGCGGGGCAAGCTTCTCCTGGTATACCTATAGCCCGATCCGGGTGAAGTATCCCTATATCCGCGGTGATTTGTACGACATGTGGCGTGAGGAGCTGGCAGTTGTTGAGGACCCGGTCACGGCCTGGAAAAACATCGTCAGCGATCCCAAAAAGCGTGACAGATACGTCAAGGCCAGGGGGAAAGGCGGCTTCGTTCGGGCGGATTGGGATGATGCCTGTCAGATGATTGCCAGCTCTATTATCCATACCATTCAACAATACGGTCCAGATCGTGTTGTTGGTTTTAGCCCGATCCCGGCCATGTCCATGGTGAGTTATTCGGCAGGGACACGCTTCCTGTCGCTGATTGGCGGGACCATCCTCAGTTTTTATGATTGGTATGCAGACCTTCCCCCTGCCTCGCCGCAGGTTTGGGGAGAACAAACAGATGTGCCGGAAAGCGGCGACTGGTATAACTCCAAGTATTTTATTATCTGGGGGACCAACATTCCGCAAACCCGGTCTCCTGATGCGCATTTCATGGTGGAAGCCCGTTATAACGGCACCAAGGTGGTCGGGGTCAGCCCCGATTATGCCGAGTATGAAAAGTTTGCGGACATTTGGCTGCCAGCTAAAGCCGGGACCGATGCCGCGCTTGCCATGGCTATGACCCACGTCATTCTCAAAGAATTCTACGTGGATCAGCAAGTCCCTTATTTTACGGA
The Paenibacillus peoriae DNA segment above includes these coding regions:
- a CDS encoding nitrate/nitrite transporter, encoding MVKKIQLPLQTLSLVVSFMVWVLISSLISYISQDIPLTLGQRAWSTAIPVILGSLLRIPAGILTNRFGARLMNTVSFFILLVPVYYLSQANTFLDLAVGGFFLGIGGATFSVGVTSLPKYYPKEKQGTINGIYGIGNLGTAISTFGAPWVADAIGWSRALQFFLILLALFALLNLFLGDKHEERVRRSWKNQLKQVYRNEKLWFFSIFYFITFGSFVAFTIYLPGFLVSYFELSKVDAGLRTAGFIALATFLRPVGGILSDKFNPFVVLMFVFAGLTLSGVLLSFGLTMPLFTLGCLMVAVCAGIGNGAVFKLVPLYFSKQGGIASGIVSAAGGLGGFFPPLLLTLLFGWTGHYAIGFMALSEASLASLILVLWVFFSNKLEFASDIIKSTADAVMVTDAKGVIHTVNAAFTEVTGYPKEAVIGKTPNILNSGFQDRSFYNAFWVTLLTTGKWQGKIVNRKASGEVFREWLSVTAITNEQNVTHYVAIFSDLSQADSVIEEGEGGGLAQNHFSKKATGKEAGDSCQDPH
- a CDS encoding ABC transporter permease subunit, encoding MRIIWTMTWKELLRKRVLLLTLLLTVVFLLGFWFIAGAIAGDSTSRVITGGTNNETMIQEFTLGMFILMLGFFFASFVLAFLAIFSSFSTIAGEAEQGVMQAMLPRPIPRWKWYTGRWLGYVSLGVIYALVLYSLILWITDVHASIPRDPVVLVQSFLLFASVVPLLVTVSMFGSGYLSSVANGVVMTMLYGAGWLGGMVGKIIGSVGLEPGPMQTLNNITGVLSLIMPADGLQRKMQAVLFSFENINGLIPVSTSGPFGIGEIPSTAFLIYAAFYTAVLFGLGLRRFVRKDL
- a CDS encoding ABC transporter ATP-binding protein, with translation MSKPTIDAKGLTKEYSNGRGCRNVTITVGKGEAFGFLGPNGAGKSTFVKMLVGLIHPTAGGATLMGAPIGTLEAKRQIGYLPELYRYQEWLTGDEVVRLHGRLCGLDKQVIDKRVPELLHMVGVGQRGKDRVKHYSKGMQQRLGLACALVNDPAVIFLDEPSSAMDPVGRMHVRNILEELKQQGKTIFLNSHLLEDVEVLCDRMALLNNGQVLRHGRVAEMLQKRVCWRFKVGGFSPFLLSWLMDTTELSFRVITDGKAEGGFTGERGIDDTVWLEAELESEEQAGWINTLLIGQGMTLYEVTKVRERLEEWFMKAVAGLNHRGEQE
- a CDS encoding sigma-70 family RNA polymerase sigma factor; translation: MSIPESSPFRNIFYEHYPTVRRKLAALVRDEAAADDLAQEVFLRLYRNPPDNPATLGAWLHRVLTRIGYDYLEKRARERKLQNKQEIMYEGEVASESGEEALMRRLDQEEVQAWLDRLPERDRQALLLRYSGYSYAEIAEELNVRSPLIGSLLQRATRKLQATSSKAIARQD